aaaagccagttcaaagctGAATTGTAACAgatgtattgcatgagactcactccaGTGGCtttatctatggtaacaagaatgcaccctttgaatcgctgtctccaaatggctgttcgtaaggcaacaaaaatgcaccttcctataactcccaaGGCTTgtcagctcttaaagcaataccttgcaagccttaaaggcaaaccgcatattctggaAGAAAGCTACAGGACCGTGACGCTGTCAACTCCCTTATAAAGTTACTGATAGAATCaagttccaccatcctttcaggtggagcattccagatcccgacaactctcttGGTGCAGAAACTGCTGAACTCAGTGAGTCCGGTAGgtcgtaaagtgcctaattgaaagatgagctgctcttcctcgagctcccattgagcttcattggaacagttgcAGGAGGCCAAAGTCAGAGTGGGAAAGAGAATTAAAATAAGTGACTGGAaactcagggtcacgcttgcagactaaatggaggtgttcctcaaagtgatcacccaatctgtgtttggtcttcccaatgtggaatgaatcacattgtgagcagtgaatataatacagcaagaagtgcaagtaaatcaatGTATAtttcatcccacaaaaccctgAGAATAGCCCAAAGGAAGATACTTTATTTGAAGATTAGAGGTTAAGAAGTAAAGCAAACCGATTGCCACAATATTAAAGTCCACCCCAGCAGATATAAACCCACTGTCAAAATGAATAGTGTTCTGTCCTGgaggtgattaacagcagcaataactgcagaatccaacccctgcagacaTGTGTGAACTCACAGGTGTGTACAGaggctggatgactgagtgaatcccttccacagATGGAGCAGGTGAAAAGCCTCCCCCTGGTGTGAGTGCACCAATGAGGCGGGTAATTGAATTCCTTCTCAATCCTCACATTCCActgtttctccccagtgtgactgagcttgtgtttcgacaggccagatgatcgccTGAAGCCTCATCCACACGCAGAACATGTCTACCATTTCTCCAGGCTGTGAATGAGGCTTTTTGCTTTCATATTCAAAGGCCAATGATGTTCAGGTGCTGGTGAATCGAGTGACTGTCTGATCTTGATGTGATATTTAGTTTGATTTTTATCTGTTAcagttcagtgggatgtaaacGGTAACCTTAACAGTAACGCagaccagcaccttcaggagagatggtgagaaagcccctgtgtgcagagtgagaataaaatcaaTGTCTGTAAATCCTCTCCAAATAACCTGTGAAAGGAGTTTATAAAAGTCATcattgtcagtacaggatagaaactcggaacagacaattctagtttctgtggaacatcttcccctcacttgttcccccaaagctgtaaatccccgtcccacacacactccctcctccctgtactgaaatccaaacccatggcaCCATCTGTACCAtctctttcctccactgccagttttctccctccctcgactctggctgggttcagttctccagcccctgtgtgcacagtgagaatcaaatcaatgagtcaatgattttttctcctggtcactgggaccctgaagccccgcccactctgttTTGGTCCCACaagttaccagattcattcagctcaatttcacaaccCGTCTTTGTGAGTTTTCTCTCACTCACCTTTTCCTGTTGTAATGTCATTTTACAGGGTAGTGAAGGGGTGGATTTACAgacaggaaactcaaaccaaacgtcacaagatctgacagagtcgctcgattcatcaggatctgaatatcatcggacTTTGACCATGGAAGCAAAAAGCCCCACTCACAGTGTTGAGAAACcggacacgtgttctgtgtgtggacgaagcttcagccgatcatctggcctgtcgaatcacaagtgcagtcacactggggagaagtcATGGAAAGGTGGGGGCCTTGAGAAGGAATTCAATTACCCTTCTGAGCTGGAAACACATCGAcagagtcacactggggagaggccgttcacctgctttgTATGTGGGAAAGGATGCACTCATTTCTCTTCCCTGCGgagacaccagcgaattcacactgacgagagaAAGTTTAAATGCTCTGACTGTGAAAAAAGCTTTAAAAGCCCACATGCGCTGAGGgagcaccagcaagttcacactggggagaggccgttcacctgctgtgagtgtgggaagggattcacccggTCCTCCCACctgttgacacaccagcgagttcacactggggagagaccttttaaatgcacAGATTGTGAGAATTGCTATAAAAGTTCcactgaactgatgtcccatcaacgtgttcacactgacgagaaaCCATTCAGGTGCTCTCACTGTGGGGCTGGGTTCAGGCAATCAGGCAACCTCACTCTACACCAGCGCGTCCatactggagagaggccattcacttgctccgtgtgtgggaagggattcattaattcatccaacctgttgacacaccagcgagttcacactggggagaggccgttcacctgctctgtgtgtgggaagggtttcactcaatCGTCCAccttgctgagacaccagcgagttcacactggggagaggccgttcacctgctctgtgtgtgggaagggattcactcactcatccaacctgctgagacacagGCGAGTTCACATTGATGAGAAACCTTTTTAAGTGCCCAGACTCTGGGAATTGCGATCAACGTTCGGGGGAACTGATATCCCATCAatgtgttcacactgacgagacaATTCAGGTGCTCTTGCTGTGGAACTGGGTTCAGGCAATCAGACCACCTCACTCTACACCAgcgcgttcacactggggagagaccattcacctgctccgtgtgtgggaaaggattcactcagtcattcaacttGCTaaggcaccagcgagttcacagatgATTACAgggtttggattctgctgttaatcacatccaggactgaaccatattcattctAACACTTAgggtttatttctgatgtcagttgcCCCTCTTGGACTGAGTGTTTGCCCCACagcatctctcattcatgtgtgaatagaccatcatgtctgcaaacctcattttcaatttaaatccactcagtaaatgtactgaacaaaagacgaacaataaacagatcacaggccaatcctgcagctctatattgacaggagaaagtctgttATTTAGCTCGAGAACGAGGCTGTTTAAGCTCTGAATGTTTGTAAGCACCAGCAGACTTGAGCTGTTTGATAGACAGGCTGTTCACAGCTGTTAACATGTCAGATATTGAAGGAATTACTCTTAaagtaaactcaccaatttataacctcagactccggtccctgctgtaattaatactcagcatccattagtgctgatttacagtcaatcactgaatcgccaggttaatctttgttacttgttttgtgaaatactctccctatttgtgctgaactgctggataactctgattacatttctttgtgtttatacatgtttataaagtgtctgtgtgcccagatttaactaagttgtgatttgtaaccaataaatgatgtttcaggcatgacttgtagtctggtatcttggtgatttgtcaagaaagatttaattcactcactcagcagcttgagaggaaccagactgaggtttaatgaacataagaaataggagctggaggaggccatttggcccttcgaacctgttctgccattcaccgagatcatggctgatctccctcaactccaccttcccgcactatccccatatcccttaattccctcagcacccaaaaatctatcaatctctgtcttaaatatactcaacgactgagcatccacagctccctggggtagacaattccaaagattcacaaccctttcagtgaagaaatttctcctcatttcagtcctaaatgaccgacctcttatcctgagactgtgacccggtgttctagattccccagacgggaaacattttctcagcatctaccctgtcaagacccttaagAATTTATGTTCCAGTCAAATCacgtctcattcatctaaactccagggaatataggcctcgtctactcaatctctcctcataggaggaaATGGAGCATCGTGTTGATACTGAACTAGAGGCCTTGACaaatgatgcagagacatggggctggattttatgctcaccccccccccctacaAAGGACAggaggggtggtgtaaaatggagcgggagactcCTGGGGCTCTTTGCGACCCGCTCCCACGTCTGCCACCACTTTATGCAGAGCGGTGGCgaaaaacagcctgcccacccacagcgaatcaaggctcttaagtggccacttaagggccttcgcccgccaccACCTGGATTTTACCTGTGACTGGTCAGGCGGTCCAAGCTGGAGAGAAGCCGCTTGTTAAAAACCAGCGGCTCTTGACtggctgggggaggggtgggcagtCATGATCGGGCACCTTGTGGGGCTGTCCCCGCTCCTCCAACCACCTCCAaaacccaacaccctcccccctttcccccaatcgaccacccttgccttgcctgaCCGATTATCCCCGGTGAGGCaataaaaacttaccttggttccgggctccctgacatcttttcctcacgaagctgggttgcagtcccagcagtggccaccgcccccagtggcgctactgggacagagagctgccggcccgctgattggcttgcAGCTGTATTAGACGggtcttcctacctcaagcgggtggaagtcccgcctcagagcaaaatctgggtcggatccccaggcgaggtggaagcgaatttgccaccaacttttcagtcggtggccggctcctgtcGGCCTAGAGTAAAATCCAGGCCTTGAAATCTAATCCCACGTCAGCAGTTTAGGGATTTAAACTCAATCAATTGAATAAATCTGGGGTTataaaaagctagcatcaataatggtgaccatgaaactatcagattgtcctaaaaacccacctggttcacgaatttcctttggggaaggaaatctgccgtccttacctgatctggcctacatgtgactccagttccacagaaATATGGTTaacttaactgccctatgaaacagcctagcaagccaatcagttatattcaaggagctggctcaccaccaccttctcaagggcaattagaaatgggcaataaattctggcctttccagcaactcccacattctgtgaataaataGAATAATTGCCTCATCCCAGGACCCAGActagtgaactttcattgcatGTCCTCAAGGGCAAGTGTGCCCCTCcggaggtaaggaaaccaaaactgcatacagtactccagatggggcctcaccaatgtcctgtataattgtataagacttctttactcttatagccCAATTccattgtaacaaaagctaacatatcatttgccttcctaattgcttgctgtacctgcaggttaactttctgtgattcatgacaaggatacccaggttccctgaatgcaaacatttctcagtctctcaccattcataaaaaaaatgtttttgtatTTTTTCTATCAAAATGGCTAACTTCACACTTCACATTGTATTttacctgccatgttcttgctactcacccaacatgtccatatccctctgcagcttctttgtgtcctcttcactgtTTACTGTCAAACCTAACTGTGttatcagcaaacctggatatctTACACTAAGTCCCCTCATCTGAGTCATTAACGTAGAGGCCCGAGTACTGATCCTTGCATACACTGCTAATAACAGCCTACCAACCTCAAAAtggtccatttattcctactctgttttctgtccattaaccaatcctcaatccatgctaatatattacctcaatcttatgagtcctaattttgtgtaataacctctggtgtgacaccttatcgaatgtttCTCGCtccttgaaaatccaaatacactactggttccctcttatccaacttactagttacatcctcaagaaactataACAGATTTGTTAAatgtgatttctctttcacaagtccatgttgactctgcttaatcatattatgattttctaagtgccctgttacaatATCCCtaataatagtttctagcattttacctgttactgatgttagactaactggtctatagttccccgatttccctcttcctcctttcttgaatagtgaggttatgtttgctactttccaattcttgggaactgttctagaatctatggaattctggaagatcaaaaccaatgcatccactatttctgcagctgccTCTTTTAAAACCTGGGATGAAGGTAATTGGGTCCAGGGGAATTGTCACCACTttgtctcattaatttctccagtactatttctttacttatactgatttctttcagttcctcattctcaccagaCTCATTGCTCCTCATTATCTCTGGAAAGTTTTCTGTGTCTTTTACCGTgatgacagatacaaagtatttgtttaatgtcgtggccatttccttattccccattataatttcacctgtctctgcctctaatgggcccacCTTTACTTCCTCTAATTTCttcctctttacatacctatagaaacatttacaatatATTTTTATGTCTCCTGTTAATCTGCACTCATATTCTCCaatctctttccttatcaatttcttggtcctgcaTTActcaattctaaaatcctcccaatcctcagacttaccacTCTTTTTGATAacgttataagcctcttccttcaatctgatactgtctttaactcctcttgttagccacggatggtccactttttctgtggggtttttgtgccttaaaggaatgtatatgtGTTGCTAATTATGTTAATTCTTAAAATGCAAGCCATTGCTTGTCTGCTGTCATatctttaatgtagtttcccaatctaccttagccaactcgctcctcatacctatgtagtttgctttgtttagatttaagcccTAGTTTTGTACTTAACTAAAttactttcaaactcaatataaaatgctGCCATATTATGGTTATACTTCCCACGAGgcccctttactacaaggttattaatgaaTCCTTTCCCAATTATTTCATGAAAATGATGCATTTGAGTCTTAATTCGGCCTATGTCACCTCTCAGTGGGCTTGTCCTGTACTGTCTGTGTTGAGTCAGGCcttgtccagctccagcagccccgATAACAGGAGCCAAAGCATTTTATTTCACTCCTGGGGGTGTTTGTTTCTTGAGTTTTGGATTACCATTAAAATGACAACACACACTGTGTCCTCCCATCATTCTCCCGGACGCATCATCACCTCACAGTTGGGATCACGTGTCTACGAAGAGGAGGTTGTTctcctgtctagaccaccctgaatACCCTTGCTCCATAACTCTTAGGAGTAGAAGGATTGTGAGATGAGCCTCAGGGCATCAGTCTCAGTGATCctgcaaaacaaagaacaaagaaaattacagcacaggaacaggcccttcggccctccaagcctgcactgatccagatcctctatctaaacatgtcgcctattttcaaagggtctgtacctctttgcttcctgcccattcatgtatctgcctagatacatcttaaaagatgccatcgtgccgcgtctaccacctccgctggcaacgcgttccaggcacccaccaccctctgtgtaaagaactttccacgcatatcccctctaaacttttcccctctcactttgaactcgtgacccctagtaattgaatcccccactctgggaaaaagcttcttgctatccaacctgtctatacctctcatgattttgtacacctcaatcaggtcccccctcaacctccgtctttctaatgaaaataatcctaatctactcaacctctcttcatagctagcgccctccataccaggcaacatcctggtgaacctcctctgcaccctctccaaagcatccacatccttttggtaatgtggcgaccagaactgcacgcagtattccaaatgtggccgaaccaaagtccgatacaactgtaacatgacctgccaactcttgtactcaataccccgtccgatgaaggaaagcatgccgtataccttcttgaccactctattgacctgcgttgccaccttcagggaacaaatctctctgtacatcaattttccccgggacttttccatttactgtatagttcactcttgaattggatcttccaaaatgcatcacctcgcatttgccctgattgaactccacctgccatttctctgcccaactctccagtctatctatattctgctgtattctctgacagtccccttcactatctgctactccaccaatcttagtgtcgtctgcaaatttgctaatcagaccacctatactttcctccaaatcatttatgtatatcacaaacaacagtggtcccagcacggatccctgtggaacaccactggtcacacatctccattttgagaaactcccttccactgctactctctgtctcctgttgcccagccagttctttatccatctagctagtacaccctggaccccatgcgacttcactttctccatcagcctaccacggggaaccttatcaaacgccttactgaagtccatgtgtatgacatctgcagcccttccctcatcaatcaactttgtcacttcctcaaagaattctattaagttggtaaggcatgaccttccctgcacaaaaccatgttgcctatcactgataagcccattttcttccaaatgggaatagatcctatccctcagtatcttctccagcagcttccctaccactgaagtcaggctcaccggtctataattacctggattatccctgctacccttcttaaacaaggggacaacattagcaattctccagtcctccgggacctcacccgtgtttaaggatgctgcaaagatatttgttaaggccccagctatttcctctctcgcttcccacaggaacctgggatagatcccacccggacctggggacttgtccaccttaatgccttttagaatacccaacacttcctccctccttatgccgacttgaccgagagtaatcaaacatctgttcctaacctcaacatccttcatgtccctctcctcggtgaataccgatgcaaagtactcatttagaatctcacccattttctctgactccacgcataactttcctcctttgtccttgagtgggccaatcctttctctacttaccctcttgctccttatatatgaataaaaggctttgggattttccttaaccctgtttgctaaagatatttcatgaccccttttcgccctcttaattcctcgtttcagattggtcctacattcccgatattctttcaaagcttcgtctttcatcagctgcctagaccttatgtatgcttcctttttcctcttagctagtctcacaatttcacctgtcatccttggttccctaatcttgccctttctatccctcattttcacaggaacatgtctctcctgcacgctaatcaacctctctttaaaagcctcccacatatcacatgtggatttaccttcaaacagctgctcccaatctacattccccagctcctgccgaattttggtatagttggccttcccccaatttagcactcttcctttaggaccactctcgtctttgtccatgagtattttaaagcttacggaattgtgatcactattcccaaagtagtcccctactgaaacttcaaacacctggccgggctcattccccaacaccaggtccagtatggccccttcccaaatTGGACTATttccatactgctctggaaaaccctcctggatgctccttccaaattcttctccatctagacctctaacactaagtgaatcccagtcaatgttgggaatattaaaatctcctatcaccaccaccctgttgctcctacatctttccataatctgtttacatatttgtacctctatctcacgctcgctgttgggaggcctgtagtacagccccaacattgttaccgcacccttcctatttctgtgttctgcccatattgcctcactgctcgagtcctccatattgctctccttcagcacagctgtgatatcctctttgaccagtaatgcaactcctccaccctttttacctccctctctatcccgcctgacgcattaatatcctgggatatttagttgccaatcatgcccttccctcaaccaagtctcagtcatagcaataacatcatactcccaggtactaatccaagccctaagttcatctgccttacctactacacttcttgcattaaagcaaatgcacctcagaccaccaatccctttgcgttcatcatctgctccctgcctactcttccccttattcacgctgacttcattatctagttccttacaggctttagttacaacctccttactgtccactgacctcctcatttggttcccatccccctgccacattagtttataccctccccaacagcgttagcaaaagcacccccaaggacattggttccagttgggcccaggtgtagaccgtccaacagaagaacacatgagtgggaggaggccattcagccccttgagcctgttcaatTACACCATGACTGATCCATATCACAACTACACAACTACATTTATCCCTTTTGGTTCCACATCCCAGTAACCTTACCCAATAAAAGTGCATCAATCTCAAGTTTTGACCTTTTTTAATTGATCCCCATCTTCATCAGCTTTTTGgggggacagtgttccagatttcactactctttgagtgaagaagtgcttccttacAGCACCCCTGAAtggtccagctctaattttaatgttctgCATTCCATCAACAGAGGAAATCATTTCTCTTTATCGAGCCTGTTAAATCTCCTTCAGTTCCTCAATTAGATCacgccttaatcttctatactcaatggaatacaagcctagtctatatgaccagtcctcacaatttaacccttttaaccctgatatcattctggtgaacgtGCACTGCGCCCCCTGCATAGCTgatatatcctttctgaggtgtggtgcccagaattaaacacctCACTTCAGATGATGTGTAACCCATGTTGCATATAACTGCAGCATTACTTTCACCTTTCTGATAAAGGTTGACATTCCAATGGACATTTTAATTCCCTATTTCTACCAGTCCActtgcttttagtgatttctgtacatgaaaccctaaatctctctgtccctccacagtTCCTAATTTTgaatcatttagaaaatattcttccCATATTGAACTCCTGCCACTGTTTTACCCGCTCACTggatctatcaatgtccctttgcaatttTTTTGCTCCCATCTACGATACTCAATATGCCACCTAACTTAGTTTTCACAAGAAACTTGGCTATACAACTCTCTATTCCATCATTGAATTCATCGATAATATAGTGGAAAGccaaggccccagtacagatccctggggataccactagtcacatcctgccaactggAGTACATACCCAataccctactctctgtctcctacctcctaactaATTCCCTATCCAAGTAATAGGTTGCCTCTAATTCCATGTGTTTTCGTTTTGCTAAcagtctcttgtgtggaaccttatcaaatgccttctggaagtttttACAAGTTGGATCCATAGACATTCCCTCATCTACCATGTTAGTGACTGCCTCAAATATACAACATGTTTAGTTAGATATGACTTAACCTTTTACAAATttacgctggctctctctgatcaggtcATATTTATCCAAGTGATAATACGGATAAATACTTCAGACCACACAGTCCCCTGGACCTCTCATTACTGGAGATATTTCCCATTGGTGAAGCTCTATTTATGGCAAGTGTAAGGAGTAGAGttcatctctctgtgtctctccgtcttcccttctctctgtctgcctgtctttCTCCCCATCTCGCTTTCTGTCTCCGTCCCCTTCTTTCTCCCTTCTGTCTTTCACTTTATCTCAATTTCCATTTCTTTTAtgtgcctctcagtctctctcgtatATAACTCTCTATCTGTTCTCTCTTCCTTTGTCTTTCATTTTATCATGCTCTTGTTCACTCTGTCTCTCGCCctttgtctatctgtctctctctttctctctatctatctagctCAGCCTCGTTTTTTCCTATTATGCAGACATTGATTCTCCACTTCAGACAGAGAAACTCCAATATCAACACAGCACCCGAGATGAGCCCAGGGCTGTGACCTCATATACAACTCAGTTGTACCAATGTTCCCATTCACTTCCAATCAGGGTGCATGAAATGCAGGGTGGGTAAGAACAGCATTAGCCAGAGTGGAAGGAAATTTCGGGTATCTGGCTCTGATGCTTCCATCGGGAAAGAAGCCTAGTTGTGCCATGTATCAGTTCTGTATTAATAACATGGTGAGTATCCTCACCCGATCATACAGGAGTCTGGGATTCAATTTCTGTTGTTCCATGTATCAGTTCAGTATTAGTATCACTATGATTATCCTCCCCCTATGGTATGTGATCCTgagaggtgggaggggaggggaaaaatgTATAAGGACTTCATACATCTGCCTCTTGACCAGAACTTTGATAGAACCTCCCAAACCTACGGCCTCCACCACCTGGATGGCAAGGGCAGGCAAATGGATGCTCCGATACCTCACAGTTCCCCTCCAAattacacatcattctgacttgtatTCCTTCATTATTGCTTGGTTAAAATCGTGTAACTCCttcaccgcatggactgcagcagttcagcaaGAAGgcccaccattaccttctcaacggACAATTATAGATTGGCAATATAGGCTGGTCTTGGTAACGATGTGCGTATTCCAAGAATTAATTAAGAAGAATCTATATGTGTTAAATGGATTAAAAGCCTCTACAGAAGTGCTAGTTAATAAAACAATGTTCTTTTATCTTAAGTGGCTGGTGTCCGTTTAGCAACCTCATCTTCCCTGGAATCTATCTTCCTTGACAATAGAAATTGTTGGGCCCGACTGGGAgcaaaagtaaaagcaaaatactgcagatgctggaaatctgaaataaaaacaaaacaaaaaaaaaatgctggaaatactcagcaggtctggcagcatctgtggagagagaagcagagttaacgtttcaggcctttcATTAGTTCTGATCAAAATTACTGATCATTTGGGATCAAAAGTACTCGGGTTTAAATCCAGCAGCTTCTCCTCCAACTTCATTCcagatcaaactgatgcaacaaaaaagagCTACACAGGAGGCCAGGGACAATCTTCTGCATCCAACACCCACCCCAATTAAACTAGCACTGAACTGGTCCGTCTGTGTTTCTCCACAGTTGTATGAGCAacgcctgcaataaaacaaaagccaaatactgtggatgctggaaatctgaaataaaagaagaaaatgctgtaaatgctcagcagctcaggcagcatctatgaagagagaaacaagtttaacgtttcaggtcgctgACCTTCCATCTGCCTGCAATAAAACACATCGGCAGCTGCTACTAATGGCGGCTGCAGTTCCCACAATTCTCTGTGCCCCAGAAACCACTCTATCCAATGTGCTGATTTGGCCATGCGCTGAGAATACGCATGCTCCCCAGGGACAGGCTCGGGCATTCTGGGCGGCCTCGGTCCTTTCCTTTGTTGCAAGTCGGGCTCAGTAGAAATTATCCCTGCCAAATTaactgtaacagagagagataaaAGCTGAGAGAAAGCGGGAGAGTGTATGCCTGTGAGCAAGTGAGAAGAGTAAAGATACAGGCACAATTCGCGGGGAAAAATCAGCCGTTTTTTCACATTC
This genomic window from Heterodontus francisci isolate sHetFra1 chromosome 34, sHetFra1.hap1, whole genome shotgun sequence contains:
- the LOC137349217 gene encoding zinc finger protein 551-like isoform X2 — encoded protein: MEAKSPTHSVEKPDTCSVCGRSFSRSSGLSNHKCSHTGEKSWKGGGLEKEFNYPSELETHRQSHTGERPFTCFVCGKGCTHFSSLRRHQRIHTDERKFKCSDCEKSFKSPHALREHQQVHTGERPFTCCECGKGFTRSSHLLTHQRVHTGERPFKCTDCENCYKSSTELMSHQRVHTDEKPFRCSHCGAGFRQSGNLTLHQRVHTGERPFTCSVCGKGFINSSNLLTHQRVHTGERPFTCSVCGKGFTQSSTLLRHQRVHTGERPFTCSVCGKGFTHSSNLLRHRRVHIDEKPF
- the LOC137349217 gene encoding zinc finger protein 551-like isoform X1, translated to MGSEGVDLQTGNSNQTSQDLTESLDSSGSEYHRTLTMEAKSPTHSVEKPDTCSVCGRSFSRSSGLSNHKCSHTGEKSWKGGGLEKEFNYPSELETHRQSHTGERPFTCFVCGKGCTHFSSLRRHQRIHTDERKFKCSDCEKSFKSPHALREHQQVHTGERPFTCCECGKGFTRSSHLLTHQRVHTGERPFKCTDCENCYKSSTELMSHQRVHTDEKPFRCSHCGAGFRQSGNLTLHQRVHTGERPFTCSVCGKGFINSSNLLTHQRVHTGERPFTCSVCGKGFTQSSTLLRHQRVHTGERPFTCSVCGKGFTHSSNLLRHRRVHIDEKPF